GCATGCTTTCCGATCCCCTGGGCAGGCGACCCGTCCGCCGGCTATCACCGGCGTGAAACATTTCGGGAACGGAAGGCGAAACGCGACGTGTCGGCACAACAGACCATCCACGTGGGCGGAGAGTGGCGCGCAGCCGCATCCGGCGCCACGCGCGAGATACTCGACCCCGCTGACGCGACCGTCTTCGCCGTCGTGGCGGAGGGCGGGACCGAGGACACCGACGCCGCGATCGCCGCCGCGCGTACCGCATTCGACCAGGGCGAGTGGCCGCGCACCCCCGTCGCCGAGCGTGCCGCGCTGCTGCGGCGCGTCGCCGAGTTGCTCCAGCGCGACCGCGAAGAGATCGGTCTGCTGGAGAGCCGGGACGCCGGAAAGACCCTCGAAGAAGGCCGCGTCGACGTCGACTGCGTGAGCGACGCCTTCCGTTACTTCGCCGATCTCGTCATGAACGAGAGCGGCGGACGGGTCGTCGACGCGGGATCCGAGGAGATACACAGTGTGGTGGTGCATGAGCCGGTCGGTGTCTGTGCGCTGATCACGCCGTGGAACTACCCACTCCTGCAAGCGAGTTGGAAGATTGCCCCGGCGCTGGCCGCGGGCAACACTTTTGTGATCAAACCCAGCGAGATCACCCCGCTGACCACCGTCGCGCTCATCGAGCTGCTCGTCGAGGCCGGACTGCCCGCCGGGGTGGCGAACATCGTCACCGGCGCGGGCGACCCCGTCGGGGCCAGGCTCGCCGAGCACCCCGATGTGGATCTGGTGTCCTTCACCGGCGGACTGTCCAGCGGTACCAAGGTGATGCGCGCCGCCGCCGACAGCGTCAAGAAGGTCGCGCTCGAGCTCGGCGGCAAGAACCCCAACCTCGTCTTCGCCGATGCGTGCGGGAC
This portion of the Streptomyces sp. NBC_01750 genome encodes:
- a CDS encoding aldehyde dehydrogenase family protein, which translates into the protein MSAQQTIHVGGEWRAAASGATREILDPADATVFAVVAEGGTEDTDAAIAAARTAFDQGEWPRTPVAERAALLRRVAELLQRDREEIGLLESRDAGKTLEEGRVDVDCVSDAFRYFADLVMNESGGRVVDAGSEEIHSVVVHEPVGVCALITPWNYPLLQASWKIAPALAAGNTFVIKPSEITPLTTVALIELLVEAGLPAGVANIVTGAGDPVGARLAEHPDVDLVSFTGGLSSGTKVMRAAADSVKKVALELGGKNPNLVFADACGTEEGFDTAVDQALNAAFIHSGQVCSAGSRLIIEESLRERFVGELARRAEKIRLGRGTETGVECGPLVSRQQLVKTEDYVASALAEGAVLRAGGARPEGEGYEGYFYRPTVLDQCHRDMRVVREEVFGPVLTVETFRTEEEGVALANDTEYGLAGAVWTADPGRARRVAGRLRHGTVWINDFHPYLPQAEWGGFGKSGIGRELGPAGLAEYREAKHIYQNLAPRPVRWFAG